One part of the Muntiacus reevesi chromosome 18, mMunRee1.1, whole genome shotgun sequence genome encodes these proteins:
- the SLC25A35 gene encoding solute carrier family 25 member 35 isoform X1 encodes MDFLMSGLAACGACLFTNPLEVVKTRMQLQGELRAPGTYQRHYRNVFHAFITIGKVDGLAALQKGLAPALLYQFLMNGIRLGTYGLVEAGGYLHTTEGTLSPVRSAAAGALAGVMGAYLGSPIYMVKTHLQAQAATEIAVGHQYNHQGMFQALTKIGQKHGLVGLWRGALGGLPRVIVGSSTQLCTFSSTKDLMTQWEIFPPQSWKVALAAAMVSGIVVVLAMTPFDVVSTRLYNQPTDAQGKGLMYLGLLDALLQTARTEGIFGMYKGIGASYFRLGPHTILSLFFWDQLRTVYYTYTK; translated from the exons ATGGACTTCTTGATGAGCGGCCTGGCAGCCTGCGGTGCCTGTTTGTTCACAAATCCCCTGGAGGTGGTGAAGACCAGGATGCAGCTGCAGGGAGAACTGCGGGCCCCGGGCACCTACCAACGGCACTACCGAAACGTCTTTCATGCCTTCATTACCATCGGCAAGGTGGACGGCCTGGCGGCCCTGCAGAAGGGCCTGGCCCCTGCCCTCTTATACCAGTTTCTGATGAACGGCATCCGGCTGGGCACCTACGGGCTGGTGGAAGCTGGGGGCTACCTGCACACGACTGAAGGCACACTCAGCCCTGTTCGTAGTGCAGCAGCTGGGGCCTTGGCTGGGGTCATGGGAGCCTACTTGGGGAGCCCCATTTACATG GTGAAGACACACCTACAAGCACAGGCAGCCACAGAAATCGCTGTGGGGCACCAGTATAATCATCAG GGCATGTTTCAGGCACTAACCAAGATTGGCCAGAAACATGGTCTGGTGGGGTTGTGGCGTGGGGCCCTGGGCGGCCTGCCCCGAGTTATCGTCGGTTCCTCCACCCAGCTGTGCACCTTCTCCTCCACCAAGGACCTCATGACCCAGTGGGAG ATATTTCCACCCCAGAGCTGGAAGGTGGCTCTGGCGGCCGCCATGGTGAGTGGCATCGTGGTGGTCCTGGCCATGACACCCTTTGACGTGGTCAGCACAAGGCTGTACAACCAGCCCACAGATGCTCAGGGCAAG GGCCTCATGTACCTGGGGTTACTGGACGCTCTGCTGCAGACGGCTCGGACAGAGGGCATTTTTGGCATGTACAAGGGAATAGGTGCCTCCTACTTCCGCCTTGGCCCCCACACCATCCTTtccctcttcttctgggaccagCTACGCACGGTCTACTACACGTACACCAAATAA
- the SLC25A35 gene encoding solute carrier family 25 member 35 isoform X2, protein MDFLMSGLAACGACLFTNPLEVVKTRMQLQGELRAPGTYQRHYRNVFHAFITIGKVDGLAALQKGLAPALLYQFLMNGIRLGTYGLVEAGGYLHTTEGTLSPVRSAAAGALAGVMGAYLGSPIYMVKTHLQAQAATEIAVGHQYNHQIFPPQSWKVALAAAMVSGIVVVLAMTPFDVVSTRLYNQPTDAQGKGLMYLGLLDALLQTARTEGIFGMYKGIGASYFRLGPHTILSLFFWDQLRTVYYTYTK, encoded by the exons ATGGACTTCTTGATGAGCGGCCTGGCAGCCTGCGGTGCCTGTTTGTTCACAAATCCCCTGGAGGTGGTGAAGACCAGGATGCAGCTGCAGGGAGAACTGCGGGCCCCGGGCACCTACCAACGGCACTACCGAAACGTCTTTCATGCCTTCATTACCATCGGCAAGGTGGACGGCCTGGCGGCCCTGCAGAAGGGCCTGGCCCCTGCCCTCTTATACCAGTTTCTGATGAACGGCATCCGGCTGGGCACCTACGGGCTGGTGGAAGCTGGGGGCTACCTGCACACGACTGAAGGCACACTCAGCCCTGTTCGTAGTGCAGCAGCTGGGGCCTTGGCTGGGGTCATGGGAGCCTACTTGGGGAGCCCCATTTACATG GTGAAGACACACCTACAAGCACAGGCAGCCACAGAAATCGCTGTGGGGCACCAGTATAATCATCAG ATATTTCCACCCCAGAGCTGGAAGGTGGCTCTGGCGGCCGCCATGGTGAGTGGCATCGTGGTGGTCCTGGCCATGACACCCTTTGACGTGGTCAGCACAAGGCTGTACAACCAGCCCACAGATGCTCAGGGCAAG GGCCTCATGTACCTGGGGTTACTGGACGCTCTGCTGCAGACGGCTCGGACAGAGGGCATTTTTGGCATGTACAAGGGAATAGGTGCCTCCTACTTCCGCCTTGGCCCCCACACCATCCTTtccctcttcttctgggaccagCTACGCACGGTCTACTACACGTACACCAAATAA
- the RANGRF gene encoding ran guanine nucleotide release factor isoform X1, whose translation MEPTRDYPLFGGAFSATLPPGAIDVSDLRPVPDNQEVFCHRVTDQSLIIELLELQAHVQGEEAARYHFEDVGGVQEARAVQVETVQPLVLENLALRGCCQEAWLLSGQQQVAKENQQVAKYVTLHQALLRLPQYQTDLLLTFNQPPPENRSSLGPENLSILPWSLGDFEQLVTSLTLHDPNIFGPQ comes from the exons ATGGAGCCCACGCGAGACTATCCACTGTTCGGGGGCGCCTTCTCCGCCACTCTCCCTCCGGGGGCCATTGACGTAAG CGACCTCCGACCGGTCCCGGACAATCAAGAAGTTTTCTGCCATCGCGTGACAGACCAGAGCCTGATAATCGAACTTCTAGAGCTGCAGGCCCACGTGCAGGGCGAGGAGGCTGCCCG GTACCATTTTGAAGATGTTGGCGGGGTGCAAGAGGCTAGGGCTGTGCAAGTGGAGACTGTGCAGCCCCTCGTTTTGGAGAACCTGGCCCTGAGGGGCTGCTGTCAAGAAGCCTGGCTCCTCTCTGGCCAACAGCAGGTAGCTAAAGAAAATCAGCAG GTAGCCAAGTATGTGACACTGCATCAGGCCTTGCTGCGGCTGCCCCAGTACCAGACTGATCTCCTGCTCACCTTCAATCAACCCCC CCCTGAGAATAGGTCATCTCTTGGCCCGGAAAATCTGTCAATTCTGCCCTGGAGCCTGGGTGACTTTGAACAGCTTGTGACCAGTCTGACCCTTCATGATCCCAACATCTTTGGTCCCCAGTAA
- the RANGRF gene encoding ran guanine nucleotide release factor isoform X2, giving the protein MEPTRDYPLFGGAFSATLPPGAIDVSDLRPVPDNQEVFCHRVTDQSLIIELLELQAHVQGEEAARYHFEDVGGVQEARAVQVETVQPLVLENLALRGCCQEAWLLSGQQQVAKYVTLHQALLRLPQYQTDLLLTFNQPPPENRSSLGPENLSILPWSLGDFEQLVTSLTLHDPNIFGPQ; this is encoded by the exons ATGGAGCCCACGCGAGACTATCCACTGTTCGGGGGCGCCTTCTCCGCCACTCTCCCTCCGGGGGCCATTGACGTAAG CGACCTCCGACCGGTCCCGGACAATCAAGAAGTTTTCTGCCATCGCGTGACAGACCAGAGCCTGATAATCGAACTTCTAGAGCTGCAGGCCCACGTGCAGGGCGAGGAGGCTGCCCG GTACCATTTTGAAGATGTTGGCGGGGTGCAAGAGGCTAGGGCTGTGCAAGTGGAGACTGTGCAGCCCCTCGTTTTGGAGAACCTGGCCCTGAGGGGCTGCTGTCAAGAAGCCTGGCTCCTCTCTGGCCAACAGCAG GTAGCCAAGTATGTGACACTGCATCAGGCCTTGCTGCGGCTGCCCCAGTACCAGACTGATCTCCTGCTCACCTTCAATCAACCCCC CCCTGAGAATAGGTCATCTCTTGGCCCGGAAAATCTGTCAATTCTGCCCTGGAGCCTGGGTGACTTTGAACAGCTTGTGACCAGTCTGACCCTTCATGATCCCAACATCTTTGGTCCCCAGTAA